GGatttccttttgtctcgaaaactTAGTTCCGTTGGATTTTCGGAATATATGGTTCTATCCAATCGGAACTAAAGTTCTGTTTTCCACCGATGAGCAGTATATATAGCTAACTCGCCGATGTTCCGGATGTTCCGAGTTCGTCAGGCACGGCGCGCGGGTCATCACCGCCGAGGCGCCGACGTGCAGGGCGAGCACGGCAGCGGCCCCGACGCCGCCAGCTGCTACACCCACTGCGACGTCACGCCCGCCTCGACGTCGTGGTGAACAACGCCGGCGTCAGCGGCGACCAGGCACCGCGCGCGCTGGCCTCCCTCGATCTGGGCGACTTAATTCGACCGCATCATGGCGGTCAAGCACGCCGCGCGCGTCATGTCGACGATgtacccgcgccgccgccgccggtggacATGTGATCGTGAGGTATGCGAGGATATGTAGGCCTGCTTCCTCCCGTTGTCAAATGCAGTACAGCGCAGGCGCACAGCCCGGCAGCAATTTGCTAGCGGGCAGCAATGAGCCCAACAACAATTTCAGGACAAGACTCGTGTGTGCCCCAAATGTGAGCCCACCATATTTGTTAACTAAGTGGGTGTTTGATACAAGGTACTAGACTTTAGGAGAGTCACCTCGGATGTTAGACTTTAGGAGAGTCAcctcggatgttcggacgctagttaggaggactaaacattagctaattataaaattaaatGCAGaatccctatactaattcgtgcgacgaatctattaagcctaattaatccatcattagcaaatagttactgtagcaccacattgtcaaatcatggactaattaggcttaatagattcatctcgcgaattagactccatctgtgcaattagttttataattagcttatatttaatacttctaattaatatctaaatatcgGATGTGACATGTCCTAATATTTTCCTAATATTTAGGACGtcggatccaaacaggccctaagtctGAGGTGATGGAATAAGTCTGGTTTATACGGAACAGCTCAAATTACAATGCAAATGACTTCCAGTTCGACGACATTTTATTAAAGTTCCAAACTCATTCTCAAGGCAGCCGTTTCCTCCCCTGCTAGCTTCCCCACAGGGTTCACTTCAGTCACGGTAAAATGAACCGAAAAAGGAGATAGACGAAAGAACCGCGCGTATTTTTAATTCAAAAACTTTTGTGTTAGTCCCTTCTGTGAACTATGTGAAACGGATAGCTTATAGCTAGTGATACAGGCTTCCTCAGGGACCCTAAAATAATCAACAATCTATTGTACATTGCATTTACAGCCTCagcaaacatgatacaaataccaaaAGGAAGACACTAGTCTACAGATAGCACTCTACATCAGTTCCATGATCTCTGCGGTATCCGCAGTTTACAGTCCCAAGACCACGCCAAAACTGCAGCATTGCAATGTGTTAACTGTTTAAGATATGTAGGAATTTTGCAATGTTCAAGGGAAAAGAACAGTCCGGTACTATCAAGTTTAACAAGAGCAATGGAAATGCAGTAGAGGTGATTCAGTACCATCAACGGCAAGAAAGGAGCATTAACACAATTCAAGCAGCTTGATGGTCAGGTGAGAGATCTGCCTGCCCATTCACGCTGTCTCCGCTTAAGCTTCGCTTGTTCCttgttgaatttttcttttcctttctccagAAGAGGATCTACCACTACATAGTCATCTGGATCATCTTTCCTAGCCATTCCATCCTGTGAAGATCAAGTCACATGTCATTCCCAATCTTTAAAAGATGCATCTATTCTCCCACATGTGTGAGAAAAGGCAAGAAAGGCCTGGAAATCAACCTTGGAAGAATCAGGTAAGAAAGACAGCCGGTTTGTATGCCACCCTGTGTAGTCCTCTTCAGCTTCCTTTTCCACCTTATCAGTAGCAAGATTATTTTCTCTGACATGATCCGTAGCAGGATTCTTACTGAGGAAAGAAGCCTTGAacttctgtagctttgctagaGTCTAACAAGGAAAAATAACGTGTAACAGTGTAAGAAATATTGGCCACCCAACTTGCAGAGCACAAAGCTTAACAGATCAAATTGATATGCCAGCTGTATGCATGAACCATCTTGGCATGGCACGAGAAAGGTGGAAATTATCAGAATGAAGAAAAATCATTACCTCATCTTCACGGCCTTGGAGCTGACGttttttctgtttttgtttATGTCTCTCTTGTTCAGCTGGATTTAGCAGCTGCAAGTTAGCATCTGCTTTGGACATCCTCTCAGCACTGGCTTCTGAGCCAATACCCTTTTTCTTCAAGGATAGTTTTTTAGACTTTTGCAGCTCATGCTCCtgatcatcatcgtcatcattgTCCCTCCTGCAAACCAACAACCGGAAATCAATTTAGAAAAACTGTTACACTAAATTATCCACAGATACATGTCTAAGTTTAGATCATTTCAAGCATGGACACAGGAACTCTTCTTCCATTCTAGTCCTAATACGCATATTATAGTCCACATTATAGTCCGGATATGTCTAACCGCATATTATATGCATTAACTATTCACACCTGGTACCTCTGCTTATGAAAAGTATTATGATTGCTGAATACAAGATGCAAAGAAATAGAATCACTCTTTATCATGACAATATAACAAAAATTAAACAGAATATATGTTATTTTAAACAATAAATTATTGCAAGATGATCACTTGGCCTTAGATGTGTAATGACCAATGAGATCAAGAATCTTGAGTTAAGGGTCATATAGAAAAAGAATGCTGCAGGGTTCACAAGAGCAGGGGTAACCATTGCTGATACATAATGGTTACCTACAACTTCGAAATCCATTGTTTCTATCATTACAATGTGAGGGGGCAAAAGGACAACTATGATAATTTGGGGATGAGGTGCACGAGCATTTACCTATGTTCGATATTGGACCTGCGGTCTGGTAACTCTTTATCTTTCCGATGCGGTTTATCTGTTCAAATGAGAACAATAATCAATTTTGCAATCAGGATTCATTAGTACAAAACAGCTGCATCTAAGTTTCAGGAGAAGCACAATTAATACAAACTTGAACAAAACATGCTACCTGCTTTAGAGGTTTCACGGGGGCGAACATCACCAAGCTCTCTACGTTTTTTTAGGATTTGTGAGCGCATCCTATTGTCAAAATCTTCTTCATTCTCGTCTTCAGGATAATCATCAGATTCTGGAGCCTGCTCTGACTCTCTTGAGTCAACTTTCTTTGAGATCAAAGCATCCCTGACAGATAAAACagtgtcctttttcttctcctcttcctccttggacTGCAAGGTGGGAACAAGCACAATGCTATTTAAATTTGGCAGAACATAAAAAGTTACGGAAGCAGGTAACACTGTAATTGCAAAACCTGGCCAGAGAATAAGATACACATTACATCCTAAACAAACTCAACACTAGAGGCATTCAATTAATGAGCAGTGTATAACAGCAAAGAGGACTTAAacacaaacaaaaaaacaaacaaaaccaAGATAGTAGGCACAATAATGTGGCAGATACAGAAATGTTCTGGATAGTCTATCTGCCAACTGGATAAGGTATTGTCCTATCATTTTCAACGTGATATGTTCACTAGCTATGTTTGGTTCTCATATGTTGAACATTTTCTCATCACAAGTGATCAAACTCACCGGCGGACAAGAGTAAAATATACAGATAACAGCCTAAACCAACTCAACACTGGAGGTGTTTCAATTAACGAGAAGAGGAAACAGGACTTATAAGTAcagacagaaaaaaaaatacaagatgATACGCAGAGGAAACAGGACTTAATGTGGCAGATACGGCACCATTCTAGATATCATAGTTGCCAATTCAGTGTGTTGGTTAATTATGATGCTGAATATTTTTTATGACAAGTGATAAGACTCACCAGCTGTACATCCTCTGGTTCCCCTTTAAGAAAACGGGGATCATCCAACACATCATGAATACTTTTTATTTTGGCCTGAACAGAGGAAGCTGCCTcattctcctcctcttctactTCATCTCCAAAAGAGAGCACGTTAAGTTGCCTGGAAGATTAACAGTCTGGGTCAAAACTAATCCAACAGGCATTATACAGTCAACCTAAGAACAACATGGAGGAGATTACTTACTTAACAGCCTTCTTTTTAGGTTTCAACTCAGcatcagtcttggcaacagacTCGGCCTTCTTAAGTTGCCTTGGAACAATATCCTCAAATGGGTCCCAGAGAACCTACAGACACATAAAAAGGAAACAGAAGGATAAATAACTAGTTTGGATTCACCAGTAATAGAAAGAAAATATTAGAAACCCAAACCAAATACAGGTAAGTACCAGAATAAAGATAACAACAAAATATGACAGGAAAAAGGCACCTCGACTGAAAGAATTTTCTGCGGGTACACAGGTCGATCATCCTTATCGGTCTCAACATCAGCCAAGGCAAGAAGGTTGAAAATAGAATCACCGGTAACCTGCACACAAACATGTATCCAGCCATGATGACTCCAACGGAACAACGCTGAACCAAGGCATGCACAGAGAAATGGCTCCCGAACTAGACACGGTACCTTCCCGaagatggtgttcttcttatcGAGCCAATCGCAACGGTCAAGAGTGATAAAGAACTGGCTTCCATTCGAATGAGGCGTGCCAGCATTGGCGCAGGCCACTAAACCCCTGTGGTTAAACCTTAACCGCGAGTGGAATTCATCTGCAAACGGCGCCCCGTAGATGCTCTGACCCCCTGCAGGAGTGACGCCAGGATGATGTCATGACCCCCCCCAATAACAAAACGCCAGAACCTTATATAACAGAACGGCACGAATTCATCAAATTTGAGGCGTACAGTAATTTGGTCGAAACTTATAGATCAATTCGGTAGGTATCAACAACAATTCGATGTGGAATCGGAAACCCTAGATGTACGCTCAAGGGGGGACGGGGAAGGGAGGGTCGTACCGGTGCCGGAGCCGGTGGGGTCGCCGCCCTGGACGAGGAAGTTCTTGATGACGCGGTGGAAGAGGGTGCCGTCGTAGTAGCCCTCGAGGCAGAGCTGCACGAAGTTGCGCGCCGCCTTGGGGGCCTCCTTGGGCCACAGCTCGATGTCGAGCGGGCCCGCCGTCGTCTGCACCACCACCTTGCCCTTCGTCGGGGGCTCGAGCACGTACACCGACGACATCCTGCCCGCCTCGtctccgccagccgccgcctccgccgcctcggcgctCTACTTCGCGCGTGCTCCTTCCCGCCGGTCGGGCTGTCCGGTCCGTCTGGTTCGTGGTTGGGTTGGGCTGGATCGGGTCAGCCGACTCGATTTGGATGGGGGGTAGGGCCGTGGgtggaaatcctatccatctttgAATTGGGTCGGTAACTTCCATTGACCTATTCGCTTCAATTTATTCAGTCGGCTTGTCAGCTACtaaataatatttttctctcacaacaaatcagccgtttcagcttttcagccagcttataagctgaagcgaacaggtccaaTATTTCAATATGTGCAAGAAACGATGTCCGTCAGATCTGCATCAAACTCTAGCTCATGTTGTTGCCTCTCACCGTGCACTAGCAGTCACCGAGCAGGGCTCGTGCCACCTCCTGCTCGTGCCACCTCTGCGGCTCCCCGAGCCCGGCGCGCATCGCCGTCGGCTATCGGAGTCGGAGAAGAAGGTGcggaaaaatgttgaattttttttaaaaaaagtgttgaaacaaatttttcaaaaacaaaTGTTGAATTAATTTTTAAGAAAagatgttggttcaacttttttctAGATTtctttaaaaatgttgaagctCAACAATTTTGGGAAAATGTTGAGGCTCAACATTTTTGGAAAATGTTGCTCAACATTTCTAAAAAATAGAGGTTCAACTTTTTCGAAAAAATATTGATCATCCGTTGAAAATGTTAAACGGGTCATCATCAGTTGAGCCTCGACTAGGTCTTGCTGAACTTTATAGTTCAATCACTTATAAGAACCCAGGCAggggtggaggagagagagaacgGCGGGCTGGATGGGAAGAGGCCTGGCCTGTGTACATGTCATGGAAACATATTCGTGTCATGGAAACATATCGAATGCTTTTACGTTTTCTCTTTGTGAGTGGATTACGCCGTTTCGTTTTTTCGGTGATGGAAGAACAGGGGGTTACGTGGCATCGATTTGTAATAACAAAAAAATTCGTGTTGAAATCCGATTTCATATCACAGTGTTGCATTCCTTCCACCACATTGCGTATAGCTTTGAATGCTCCTATAGTGTACCACAAGCCAATCTAGTCTTATTATCGTATTATTGTGAATCCAAAGTATTTTGTATTGTAATTTCACACGTCTAGCAATTGTTCCAAATTTTTCGATAAAGACAATCATTATGAATTAGGTCCTCGATGAAGATATTTGTGCCAACTAACATGGGCTAATTGGAGAAGTGTTAAATGTACACAAGGTCAGAGATGTTGTAGCGAAAAGTAATTCTTTGCGACCATTTTCGGTGGGGATTTTATTCTCAATAAATGAAATGACACATGAACAAATATGATAACATGGTAACAAAGTTTTTGAAAAAACTTACCCAGATTTGTGTGTGGCAAGCAATACCATCCAGGTCACACAAGCCTAGCACCACCAGCACACACACCAGGGAAAGCGTCACATCCCAACCAACAACACAGTGACGGGCTAACTACATAACATGGGCCTGGAACACTAGGAGCCTCAGCAGATGGGCGCCATTTGTTTCTAGTTCTAACGACCGACCGCTTGAGAAGGTGATGCGAGTGACATCGCACAAGACGACTAGAACGGACACCAAATGAAAGCCAGCACTCTAACTGCCCTCCTCAAGAAGGCTCGCCGCGCGCAACTGCAATTAACCAGCTGGATCGTCGAGACGAACCTCAGCTTGCTCCTTGTTAGGACTGTATCTGCTCAGCAAACAAGCGAGTGGGCAGTGGGCACCATGTTCATCAGAGCCTTGCAATTGGTTGTCAGGTAACTGGGCTCAGAGTTTGGTTAATTTTGATTGATGTTTACGAGAAGCTCTAAAATATCTCGATGGATTTCGTGTCATGTTCTTGCAGGGAGAAGAAGAGCGGGGTCATTGCGTCAGGATGCTTGGGCGTCGTCAATGCCTTCTCCTCTGCTTCGGCCGCTCAGAGTCAGAGGTTCACTTCACTCTCTTGCACAGCCTTCATGGAATCGCTAGTGCTCTGTGGCGCATCGTTGATGGAATTGAAGTCTCCTGTGCTCTTCAATTTCTTATACTCGTTCATGACTAGCGGGAGGATTCTTTTGTTTTCAGGCTGGCTGGAAAGGTCGCCGTCATTACCGGGGGCGCGAGCGGCAtcggcaaggcgacggccgccgAGTTCGTCAGGAACGGCGCGAAGGTCGTCATCGCCGACGTCCAGGACGAACTCGGtcacgccgtcgccgcggagCTCGGCCCGGACGCGGCGAGCTACACCCGCTGCGATGTCACCGACGAGGCGCAGGTCGCCGCGGCTGT
The genomic region above belongs to Setaria italica strain Yugu1 chromosome VI, Setaria_italica_v2.0, whole genome shotgun sequence and contains:
- the LOC101783276 gene encoding peptidyl-prolyl cis-trans isomerase CYP57; protein product: MSSVYVLEPPTKGKVVVQTTAGPLDIELWPKEAPKAARNFVQLCLEGYYDGTLFHRVIKNFLVQGGDPTGSGTGGQSIYGAPFADEFHSRLRFNHRGLVACANAGTPHSNGSQFFITLDRCDWLDKKNTIFGKVTGDSIFNLLALADVETDKDDRPVYPQKILSVEVLWDPFEDIVPRQLKKAESVAKTDAELKPKKKAVKQLNVLSFGDEVEEEENEAASSVQAKIKSIHDVLDDPRFLKGEPEDVQLSKEEEEKKKDTVLSVRDALISKKVDSRESEQAPESDDYPEDENEEDFDNRMRSQILKKRRELGDVRPRETSKADKPHRKDKELPDRRSNIEHRRDNDDDDDQEHELQKSKKLSLKKKGIGSEASAERMSKADANLQLLNPAEQERHKQKQKKRQLQGREDETLAKLQKFKASFLSKNPATDHVRENNLATDKVEKEAEEDYTGWHTNRLSFLPDSSKDGMARKDDPDDYVVVDPLLEKGKEKFNKEQAKLKRRQREWAGRSLT